A window from Heteronotia binoei isolate CCM8104 ecotype False Entrance Well chromosome 15, APGP_CSIRO_Hbin_v1, whole genome shotgun sequence encodes these proteins:
- the LOC132584403 gene encoding tubulin polymerization-promoting protein family member 2-like, translated as MSELEKAFLKFANYGNTSTTGSDMTDKNFSKMCQECGVMDGKAVNSDDVAIAFNKVKATGARTINYIQFLQAIKVLCGKRFSRKLSEDALQATFKLLEGREPANVETTKSVARRVERLTDTSEYMNSNMQHFDKSGKDDGVAGHTDLSQRTSNISNYRGSGT; from the exons ATGTCAGAGCTGGAAAAGGCCTTCCTTAAATTTGCCAATTATGGAAACACGTCCACCACGGGCAGTGACATGACGGACAAGAATTTCTCCAAGATGTGCCAGGAGTGTGGTGTGATGGATGGGAAGGCCGTGAACAGTGATGACGTGGCTATCGCCTTCAACAAAGTCAA GGCAACAGGGGCCCGCACCATCAACTACATTCAGTTCTTGCAGGCCATTAAGGTTTTGTGTGGAAAGCGGTTCAGCAGGAAATTGTCTGAGGATGCTTTGCAGGCAACGTTCAAGTTGCTGGAGGGCAGGGAGCCAGCCAATGTGGAGACAACT AAATCTGTGGCCAGAAGGGTGGAGAGACTGACAGACACCAGCGAGTACATGAACTCTAACATGCAACATTTTGACAAAAGTGGAAAGGACGATGGGGTTGCTGGGCACACAGACCTATCTCAGAGAACCAGCAATATTTCGAACTACAGGGGGTCTGGCACCTAA